Proteins encoded within one genomic window of Solea senegalensis isolate Sse05_10M linkage group LG11, IFAPA_SoseM_1, whole genome shotgun sequence:
- the npbwr2b gene encoding neuropeptides B/W receptor type 2b — MENVSNSSGVPPFCNDSVDFYSLTSGNHTGLNCTLPPSEMYFYVDLYVIFPVIYSVICAVGLTGNTAVIYVILKAPKMKTVTNMFILNLAIADDLFTLVLPISIAEHLLNDWPFGEVLCKVIISIDHYNIFSSIYFLTVMSIDRYLVVLATVRSKRMPYRTYRAAKIISLCVWILVILIVMPFTVFAGVFVNDKRKRCVLMFPPPESSWFKASRIYTLILGFAIPVSTICILYTMMLYKLRNMRLNSNAKALDKAKKKVTIMVFIVLAVCLFCWTPFHLSTIVALTTDLRTTPLLIRISYFIVSLSYANSCLNPFLYAFLDDSFRKAFKKMLECRPA; from the coding sequence ATGGAGAATGTGTCCAACTCCAGCGGTGTCCCACCATTCTGCAACGACTCTGTGGACTTCTACTCCCTTACGTCTGGAAACCATACTGGCCTGAACtgcactcttcctccctctgagATGTACTTCtatgttgacctttatgtcatTTTTCCGGTCATCTACTCTGTAATCTGTGCAGTGGGACTGACGGGCAACACGGCCGTCATCTATGTGATCCTCAAAGCCCCAAAAATGAAAACGGTCACCAACATGTTCATCCTGAACTTGGCCATTGCAGATGACTTGTTCACATTGGTTCTGCCGATCAGCATAGCGGAGCATTTGCTGAACGACTGGCCTTTCGGTGAGGTTTTGTGTAAGGTCATCATCAGCATAGACCACTACAACATCTTCTCCAGTATCTATTTTCTGACCGTGATGAGCATTGACCGTTACCTGGTAGTCTTGGCGACAGTAAGGTCCAAGCGCATGCCTTACCGTACCTACCGAGCAGCCAAAATcatctcattgtgtgtgtggatccTTGTCATACTCATTGTTATGCCTTTCACTGTGTTTGCTGGTGTCTTTGTGAATGATAAGAGAAAGCGCTGTGTCCTCATGTTTCCCCCACCTGAGAGTTCATGGTTCAAAGCTAGCCGGATCTACACACTAATCTTGGGCTTTGCCATCCCAGTGTCAACCATTTGTATCTTATACACCATGATGCTTTATAAGCTGAGGAACATGCGGCTCAACAGCAATGCCAAGGCACTGGACAAAGCCAAGAAAAAAGTCACCATCATGGTGTTTATAGTCTTGGCTGTTTGCTTGTTCTGTTGGACCCCTTTCCACCTCAGCACCATCGTGGCTCTGACAACGGATCTGAGAACGACGCCGCTGCTGATCAGGATTTCCTACTTCATAGTAAGCCTGAGTTACGCCAACTCCTGCCTCAATCCATTCCTCTATGCTTTCCTTGATGACAGCTTCAGGAAAGCCTTCAAGAAAATGTTGGAATGTAGACCGGCCTGA